The segment ATTTTCTTCCAGTTCTTTCAGGAGGACCTCAATGGCCTTTTCCAGTGCGGGATCCTGTCCTCGGGCCACCAGGTGCGGGGCATCGATGACTTCAATGTCAGGGTAAATGCCAATGCCCTCAATGATCCATTCGCCTTCCTGGTTGTAAATTCCGAAGCGGGGTACGGAGATGTTACCCCCATCGGCCAGACGTGCGTTGCCTGAGATGCCAACCAGTCCGCCCCAGGTGCGTGCACCGATGATGGTACCCAGGTTTTTCTGGCGGAAGAAATAGGGGAA is part of the Bacteroides sp. genome and harbors:
- a CDS encoding S41 family peptidase, translating into FPYFFRQKNLGTIIGARTWGGLVGISGNARLADGGNISVPRFGIYNQEGEWIIEGIGIYPDIEVIDAPHLVARGQDPALEKAIEVLLKELEENPPKKWITPEDPDRSEWIEERIR